The sequence below is a genomic window from Corvus moneduloides isolate bCorMon1 chromosome 24, bCorMon1.pri, whole genome shotgun sequence.
CCCTGAGCAGCGTCCCTGCTGCCTCACAGCCTTTGTTACCCACAGGGATCCCGGGAGAGCTACCGAGCTGCAGTGACCACCCCCCTTGAAAGGTTTCCCACTGCTTTTACCTCTCCTGCCTCTTAAAATCCCATTCATCCAACGAATCTGCCTATGGCAGTGCCTGCCTCCCCCCACAGCTTCACTGGCACGGGGCTTCCTCcacagctgcccctgcagctccagaggaggagctgctccgGGGATCTGGCTCCGGgaggctcccagggctgggggaaaggCAAAGGCGGGGGGACAgcggcagctccaggctggcaaCTCACCCATTGTCCGACTCCAGGCACACCACGGGCGTGTCAGTGGGGTCGGAGGTGAGCTTGGCTGCCTGCTGGGCCAGCACCGAGATGATGCCAGCGTGCTCGTCCGACAGGGTCCCTCTGCCTGGACAGGAGGGAGACGATGGGCAAAGCCACGTgtgccagggcagtgcttgGGGAGAGGCCATTTGCCTCCCCAGGCCAAGGGGGTTCATCCTGCCCAGCCCATTCCCCTCCCTGGGGGCTGATGCAGTGTCTCCCCAAATGGTCCCTCTCAAACCACCAAAAATCCTGAATTAAAGCTTCGGGAAGAGCCGGCTCCGGGTTCCTCCGAGGCACAGGCAGCTGGTggcccctggggacagcagggcagggcccggtGTGCTCAGAGCGGCGTCGATGCAGGACAAGGCCGGGTACCCCCAGACGGGGAGGGGTCTGGTAGGGCCGGGCCTGGTGCCCCCCTGGGAGCCCTTAGAGGGGACGGGCAGGTCCCGGCTAGGGCTTGGTGTCCCCTAACCCGGTGCCCCCATCCCGGGGAGCCCTTAAAAGAGAATGGGCAGGACCTGCGGCTACCCCGTGGGGCAGTGCCAGGTGCCCCCCACCCTTAGGAGCCCTTAAAGGGGCCGGGCAGGGCTTGGTGTCCCCTAACCCGGTGCCCCCCACCCTCAGAAGCCCTCACAAGGGATGGGCAGGGCCTgaagcccccagccccgggcgCCTTTGGAGGGGATGGGCAGGACCCGGTGTGCCGCAGCCCCGGGAATCCTCCTTGGGGCAGTGCCCGGTGCTTCCCACCCCCGGCAGCCCTCAGCGGGCCCTGCCAGGCCCCGGTGCCCTCCCCCGGCCCCGGTGCCCTCCCGCGGCGGCGCTCGCTCACTCACAGCCCAGGTTGAGCCCCTGCGAGTCGGTGCACAGGACGCCCACCACGGCCGGGCTCTTCATGCTGGGGGGAGACAGCGGCGGTCACAGCCGGGTCGGGCCGGCCCAGGCCCAGCTCCCCTcaccccccgtgtccccccggtgtccccccgtgccccccggCCCGTACGTGTcctccaggtgctgctccagcGTCCCCTCCATCGCCAGCGCCGCCACTTCCGCCCCGCGCCTGGCAGCGGCGGCACCACGTGACCTCGCGACGGCGGCTCCGCAGGGCCAAAAGCGCTCGGGGCGCGCTCGGCTCCGTGGGGGTGCCCCGGACACCCCAAAATCCGCCGGTCCCGGGCCCCTCCCGGGCCCCGCTGTGCGGCTGCCGCCGTCCCCTCACGCAGGCACCGTGCCCGGATTCGGGAGGACTCGCAGCAAACCCgcagccccaaaccagcccGCCCCGCCTGTCCGTTTTCCCGCAGAGCACGCGGCACAGTTGcgatatttgggtttttttccttccttttctccactTTATCCTCCTGAGCGTGGCTGAgttgtgtcccctccctccACGCAGCACCGCCCAGGATCAAGTGGGCTTTTAACGATGCTCCTGTACCCCCTCCCCGGCCAGAGCATCCTCTCGCAGCTGGACCACGGCGGGGGATGCAGGTTTGGGGATGCAGGGACACGAGGATACGGCCGGGATCAGCACCCCCATCCTCTCCCCATGGGGCACAGAGGTGTTAAAAGGGACTCTCAGACCGGTTTTCCATTGaggacccccccaaaaaccgcGTCGTGCCGGCAGCGGGCGGTGGGAGGGGATTTATGGGGCAGCCCCGGGAGCCCGCGGCACTGAAATGAGGCAGCGCCCGGCCGCGGATCTCGGCTTGTCAGCTCGGGAAATTAAACTGTTATTGAAGGGGGAAGCGAAGTGCAGCagggttttgattttttaatttttttttattggacttttctttctctgtggtcAAGCTGCGAGCTCAAAGGGTTTCCAGGGGCTTCCTGCTGCACCCCAGCCCACGGGAATGGCTTGCAATGAAAGTGCCtttgttttggggcttttctCCCCACTTCTGGGAGGCAACACAGGACACAAATAATACAAATACAAgcacaaatacaaatacaaatacagatacaaatacaaatacaaacacaaatacaaatacagaTACAAATACAgatacaaatacaaatacaaatacaaatacagaTACAGacacaaatacaaatacaaatacaaacacaaatacaaatacagaTACAAATACCgatacaaatacaaatacaaatacagaTACAAACACAAATACGaatacaaacacaaatacaaatacaaacacaaaaacaaatacagataCGAACACAAACATAcatacaaacacaaacacaaatacaaatacCCCTCTGGAGTCGGGGGCTGCCTCCCCTCTGTCCTGTCAGCCCCTTGGCAAGGAAACCTCTCGAGCACAACCACTCCCGAGCCATTCCCGGCTGCGGGATTTCTGCCAGGAGAGATTTTGGATTAATTAATTCAAGCCCAGGTCGGGGACACTTCAGTGGTGCAGCTCTGCATGGAaacctgggctgggctgggctgagggcaGGGAGTGCTGGGGCTGGTTTTGACTCATTCAATTGGCAATTCAGCACCAGACTgattctcaaaaaaaccccaaggagcaacaacaaaaaaccaaaacaacaccaaaaaaaaccccaaaaacccaaaccaaaacaaaaaatacccaagaaacaccaaaaaaaccccaacagaacaaaccaaccagccaaccaaccccccaaaaaaccagtaacaacaacaaaacccaaacaaacaaataaaaccaccacAAGAGCCCGATCAAACCCATATTTCAATGCCAAACCATCACCTCGGACCACGCTTCCCGGACAGGGCTGCTCCTGATCCCAGATTTGTCCCTGTGCACTGGGTCCAACAGGGACCAGCCCCCAAATCAGCCTCGGGGTGTTGATTCCTCAGTGGGAAAAGCCAAAGGAGATTGAATTCCAAATGCTGGAAAGGAGTCTGagaccccagggctgggaaaatCTGTCCTGCTGGGTGAGAATCCCAAACCCAGCTTTCTTTTGGGGTGAAAAAACCAGAGTTTTATGTCCTGCCCTTGTCCTGAGAAGGGTCTGAGGCACCATCTGTGCCCCAGGCAGGCCTGGGAGCTTGGTCTGGGCAGTCCCAGCCGAATCCAGGATCCAGGATTTGACCGTGGAAGCACCCAGGTGTTGGCCATGGAAGGGTATTTcgatttttctttgttattattttttacttacGATTAAAATAAACCCTAAAAAGGATTAACCTTTGTATTGCTGGGCTCCCAGAGGGGCTCCATGGGATGAGGAGGGGGGTGAGGAGTGATCCCAGCTCTGAGGGGATGTCCCACGGCCGAGGCTGCAGGAATTACTtccctgtgagcagcagtgagtggttttgttttgaggCCCCCCAGCCTTGAGCACATCGGGATGTTCTCCCTTGCGTCCTCCCAGGATGCAcggatttaaaaaataagctgaTCATTCcaccttttccagcttttccagcctttttatTCCCCCgtgctcccaggagcagctcgAGGTCGACGCGTTGTACTTCAAGCCATAAATCAACATATTTATACGTGATATTCAAATTGAAACACACCCTCAGTActaaaaaagacattttcccctctttgcCTCCCTTTATGCTCCCAAATAAATGCAGCCAAGCCTCTCTTTCTGTGGGATATTTGTCATGGAGCCACGCTTTTGGCATGCTGGGCTCTGACGAGCCAGGGAGTAACAACTGAACTTcattctttggttttctttctgataaaaaaaaaaatcacagaccCTTCATGAAATTCTCCCGTGCACCCGGCAGGAATAAACACGGATATCGAGGTGTGCCTGGAAAATCCGGCTGCGGTGGAAAATCCCCCTGGGAGGTGGatgaaggagggagggagggaggtttTATCCCTTCCCGGTGGTTTTTTAACCTGTCTTTGACACCGTTTGAGATTCAGGTCTCATCTGCTCCTCCCGAGCTCATCCCGGGGGAAAACCCGCAGGGTTATAAAGGGTGGGAGGCCGGACCCTGCGGCTCCTGcgcctcctcctgctcctcccccGCTGCCCCTGCGCCGTCCTCACCGGGCTGAGTCCTGCTCCCGCTGGTTCGCCCTCCTCGCTTCGGGGAGGAGCGCAGGGACcgctgattttctttcttcatttttcttcattttt
It includes:
- the LAMTOR5 gene encoding ragulator complex protein LAMTOR5; amino-acid sequence: MEGTLEQHLEDTMKSPAVVGVLCTDSQGLNLGCRGTLSDEHAGIISVLAQQAAKLTSDPTDTPVVCLESDNGNIMIQKHDSITVAVHKLLS